The sequence GGATATGGGTATCCAGATCTTTAGCGATTACAATACTTCTTGTAAGCAATAAGTTGTAGAAACAGGCTGTATCATAAAATGACGATACAGCCTGTTTTCTTTGAAAATAGTTTTCATTCCCCATTAGTGAATTCCAACTTGTTTTCCTCCCACGATAATAGTCACCTTAAATTCACATCGTTCCAGACTTTTTTGAGTCAGGCACCGCTTTACATTCTTTAAAAAACCATCTTATTGATCATTCCTGCGGCAAAGTATGTTTGCTGTGTTTTACTACGCGTATACCCCTAAAAGCTGGCCCTTAGCCTGGTCAATCCTAATCGCCTGTGAATGAGTTATTGAGGCAACAAATAAGAGGTATAGTAATCAAAAAAATCTCATATCTGCCCAATCAGGCACTTTGCACCCTCTCATTTCATATTGATAATCAGTATATTTCGAAATTAATAATACCTCGTATTGCATAGTACATCCTAATACCATATATTTGCACCGTGAAAAACGAATTCTTAAAAAATTGGGAGACCCAATTAAAAAAAGGGCTATTGCCATACTTCGTTCTAAAGGCGCTTGACACCAAAGAACGCTATGGCTACGAACTCATTCAGCATCTAAAAGAGGATTTCAATACCGAGGTGACTGAAAGCACCATGTACCCTCTGCTGACCCGACTTCAGAAAGAGGAGTTACTGATTTACAAATGGATAGAACAACCAACGGGCATCCCCCGAAAGTACTATTACATTTCAGACGATGGCAGGGCACACCTGGCAGCAATGAAGAAATCTATAGATGAAAATTTTATAAAATAAACCTGCATGAAAGCAATAGAATTTAAAAACCCAGCCAGCCAGCGAGTGTATAATAACTATATAAATCGTTGTAAAAGAGTCGCACAAATCCTATCTAAGGAAGACCAGGAAGAATGTCTGATGGAGGTGAACAGCTATATCTATGAGTATATCACAGATCACAGGGAGGATGAGATGACAGCATTACTCAATATCCTGGACAGACTAGGCGATCCGGAAATAACACTCAAAGAGGTGGTGGCCAGCAAAAAAATTGACCAGGCTATCAAGACCTTCAATGTCAGGTACCTATTACAGGCGCTGTTCCTGAACCTGAGAAACGGGATCGCTTATATCGTGCTTTCATTAATGACGATTATGCTGGTGACCTTTCCAATATTGATTGTCATGAAAATTATCAAACCGGAAATAACCGGTCTCTGGGTGGGTCCGCATACATTCTTTTTTGGAATCATCAGGAAACAGGAAGGTATCCGGGAAATTGCCGGCAATTACTTTATTCCTATTGCCATTGTTACCTGTATCCTGTTATACTTCATTATTATCTATATTCTTAAAGTAATTAGAAAGAAAAAACCATGAAAAAGATTACCATCACTTTTCTAACCCTGCTCATAGCTATTGCCGGGATTGCACAAGACATCTCTGGTAGCTGGAATGGCAAGCTCGGGCCACTTCGCGTGGTATTAAATATTCAAAAGTCGGATACCGGGTACAACGTTACATTAGATAGTCCGGACCAGGGAGCGAAAGGTATTCCTGTAAGTGAATTCACTTACAACAACCCTGACATGCATTTACAGATCGATGCCATTCATGCCGCATACACTGGTAAATATAAAACCGATAGTTTAACAGGTACGTTTACCCAGGGAAGTAAAACATTGCCGCTTACATTTGTGAGAGGCACTGTGGAACCTGTCAAACATCCACAGGAACCGACTTTGCCACTTCCTTACTATTCTGAAGATGTCACCTTTGAAAACTCCCAGGCACATATTACGCTGGCTGGCACCCTGACCCTGCCAAAGAAAACCGGCTCCTACCCTGCTGTAATTCTTATCACTGGTAGCGGCCAACAAAACCGGGATGAGGAACTACTGGGACATAAACCATTTCTGATTATTTCAGACTACCTGACCCGTCAGGGAATTGCTGTGTTGAGATATGATGACCGGGGAGTAGCTAAGTCAACCGGTGATTTCAAATCAGCTAACTCATTGGATTTCGCTAACGATGTAGAAAGCGCCATTGCATACCTGAAGACACGCAAAGAAATAAAACAAATTGGATTGATGGGACATAGCGAAGGCGGATTGATCGCGCCAATAGTCGCAGCAAGAAATAAGAATGTAGCCTTCATTGTGATGCTGGCCGGTACAGGTATCAGGGGTGATGAATTGCTCCTCAAACAAACAGCATTGATTTTACATGCACAGGGAACACCGGATAGTGCCATTACAAAAATTAATACGACGAATAAAGGAGCTTTTGACATCATCGTCAACAATGATGATGATAGTACGATCAAAAAAGACCTGACATCCTATTATAAGCAATTGGGAGAAGGGAATCCGGAAGAGGAGGTGAAAGAAATGATGCGTCCATGGCCATGGATCAAGTTCTTTATCAAATATGATCCAACTACTTCCCTCCGAAAAGTGCATTGTCCTGTGCTGGCAGTAAATGGTGAAAAGGACCTGCAGGTACCCCCAAAGGACAACCTGCCAAAGATAGCGGCAGCGTTGAAAGAAGCAGGGAATAAGGATGTAACGATCAAAAAGTATGAGGGTTTAAATCACCTGTTCCAGGAGTGTAAAACGGGTAGTCCTACAGAGTATGCGAGGATTGAACAGACCTTTTCGCCGTTAGTGTTAGAAGATATTACTAAATGGATAAAAATAAGGACGGTGCATTAGTGCTCCGTTCTTAATATCTTTTCCATCTTCTTCCCTTTGGCCAACTCATCCACCAGCTTATCTAAGTACCTTATCTGTTGGGTTAAGGGGTTGTCGATCTCCTCTACACGATAGCCACAGATCACACCGGTAATGAGGTGCGCATTGGGGTTTAAGGTTGCCTTTTGGAAGAAGATGTCAAAAGTTACTTTTTCTTTAATGAGTTCGGTTTGTTGATGGATATTGAAGCCGGTTAACCATTCGATCACCTGATCCAGTTCTTCTTTTGTCCGGCCTTTCTTTTCTACCTTTTGGAGGTACATGGGGTAGACACCGGCGAAGGTAAGTTTTGCGATGCGTTCATGATGGTCCATATTTAAAGATAGTTATTATTGGTTTATGGGTTCTCCCTTAAGCAATAAAAAGTGCGTGTAATATGAATTGTAAAATCGTTTCTTTAATGATCGTAAAGTTCTTTTACTTATTTTGGGGAAGAGAAAAATAATTATATGAACAGCATCCACGCTTTAATTACTTTTTGTTTGATTTCGACCCAGGTAACCGCCCAGATCAGTGTAGTCGCGCCTGGTGCTCAACTAATAAAACTCCCTGCAACATTTGCTTTTTCAGAAGGTCCGGCGGTGAATAAGAAAGGAGATATTTATTTCACTGACCAACCGAATGATAAAATATGGAAGTATGATACGAAAGGGAGACTCACTTTATTTATGGATAAGACCGGGCGTTCCAATGGTTTGTATTTTGATCAAAAAGGTAACCTGATTGCATGTGCAGATGAAAAGGATGAGCTTTGGTCTATTAGCCCGGATAAAAAAGTAACCGTGTTACTGAGTCAATTTGAAGGCAAGCGGTTAAATGGGCCGAATGATTTATGGATTGATCCCAAAGGTGGGATTTACTTTACTGATCCGTATTATCAAAGAGAATATTGGGATCGAAAACAGCCTGATATTGCCGGACAGAAGGTATATTATTTGCGTAAAGGAGAAAGTAAACCGATAATAGTGGAAGATGGTGTCGTAAAACCGAATGGGATAGTTGGCACCCCAGATGGAAAGTATTTGTATGTGGCGGATATAGCAGCGAATAAGACTTATAGATTTGAGATCAAAGCGGATGGGAGTTTGGCAAATAAGCAGGAGTTTGTGCCGCAGGGTTCTGATGGGATGACGCTGGATAGTGAGGGAAATTTGTATATAACCGGGAATGGGGTGACGGTGTATGATAACACAGGTAAAAAACTGGGGAATATACCGGTTTCGAAGAGCTGGACGGGGAATGTGTGTTTTGGAGGGAAAGATAGGAAGCTATTGTTTATAACAGCGTCAGAGGGGGTGTATACGTTGAGGATGAAGGTGAGAGGGGTAGAATAAATAAAAGTTTCCAGGCTTTTACCCGGTTGGTCTTCTGTTGAATGGCCACCCTGATTCTTGCCCTCTCCTGCACTTCCGCTGGAATATAATGATTCATCTGATCATAGATGCAGGTTTACCTTTTTGCCCGTACGTGCTGCCTCATAAATAGCATCTATAATCTTCAGGTCTTTAACGGCTTCTTCGCCATTGACAGGCACGATGGGTTGTTTGTTATCAAAAATAATGGCGGCCATTTCATCCATTTGAACTGCCTGGTGAATGGTATGGGGTTTGGTTAATTCTCCTTTGTTAGTACGTCCTTTAATGGGTCCGTAGTTAGTAGAGGGCTGCATTTCAGCAAAGCCTTTATCTCCGTTCAGGAAGAACTTGTCCAGGTTGTTCATCGCATAAGTAGACAGACAGGAGGCGGTAGCGCCACTGGGAAAGCCGAATTGAAACTGGATCGTTTCGTCTACACCTTCTTTAAATTTTACATGGTCTGTTTTGGTTTCCTGTGCCGTTACCCACACAGGGTCCTCGCCTGTCATATATCTTGCGCCATTGATGGCATAGATGCCGATATCCATGATTGATCCTCCGCCGGCTAATTGTTTATTAAGGCGCCATTGGCTGGGATCCCCGATCTTAAATCCACAAAGGCCCTGAAAAAAAAGAATCTTGCCGAAATCGCCGTTATTTCGCATTCTGATGACTTCGAGCGTATTGGGTTCAAAATGCATACGATAACCTACCAGGAGCTTTACATTGGCCTTTTTACAGGCATCTATCATTTCCTGCCCTTCTTTTGCATTAAGTGCCATTGGCTTTTCACAAATCGCATGTTTACCTGCTTTTGCAACGCGGATGACCTGGTCATGATGTAGGGCATTAGGTGTAATGACGTACACAGCGTCTATATCAGGGTTATTTTTGATTTCGTCAAAGTTCTCATAGTTATAGCAATTCTTCTCCGGAATATTGTATTTGGCCTGCCATGCTTTGATCTTTGAAGGCGTGCCACTGATGACCCCGACGAGTTTGACGCGCGAGCAGGATTGGATGGCTTCGGCAACGCGGGAGCCGTACCCTCCCAGCCCACAGATGGCGACACGAAGGGGTTTCTCTTCGTACAGCTTGAAATTGGTAAATGGAATGGCAATAGAAGCCATGGCAAGGTTTTGTAAAAAGACACGACGGGAATTCATAATTGTAAGGTTGATATGGGTTATTTACCTAAGATAGGGAATTATTTTCAAGGTTTGGCAACCATAACAGGAAAGCCGGAGATTCTGTCTCCGGCTTTCCTGTTATGGTAGGTTTCGCACCCTGACTGCCCAATTACATTTTACACAAAAACGTCAATACCATTAGTACGAAGGATTCTGCTCATCTGCTAAATTGGAATTGGCTTTTATTTCAGTATAAGGTATAGGCGCAATTCTTCTAAAATCAGCATAAGCAACAGAAAGGTAACTACTGGTTACAGAAAGTCCACCCTGGTTGATTTTTCGTACCACAGTCAATCCCAACCTGTTCAAATCAAAGATACGATCTCCTTCAAAAGCCAGTTCTTTACGCCTTTCATCGATGATTGTATCAATCAGCGGCTGGCCGCTTAAAGAATATGCAGTTAAACTTTGATCCCTGTTCCGGGCAAGTGTATTCAAATAATCCAAAGCAACGCTATTTTGTTCCAAACGGGCGGCTGATTCAGACGCAATCAAATAAACTTCTGCTAAACGGATGACTTTGATATTATCTCTGTCCGTATTTCCGCCATTGGGATATTTATTGACAACATATGCACTCTTCCCAACCTTTGTAGTTCCCTCCAGCAGCAGGGTACGCCTTTCATCTGTTTCAGAAAAAGAACGATAAAATGTTGAATCGCAATAAATATCGTTATATCCATTATTATATAGGCGTGCTAAATCGCTGGACCCATTATTATTTGTAGCGTCGGCATCTACTTCAAACAGTACCTCTACCTTGTCCGTTTTCGCTGCTGCATTTGCCCAGAAAGATGCATAGGCAGATGAAGAAGATGTCAGGGTAAAACCCGAATTATCGATTACGTCTTTAGCTGTAGTTAATGCTTTATCATATTGCCTGGAGTAAAAGTAGGTTTTAGCTAACAATGCTTCAACTGCATATTTACTGATTGTAATTGAGCTGGTATAATCTCCGATATTAGAGAGTGCTGCCTGTAAATCGCTTTCTATCTGATTATATACCTGCCCGATTGAACTTCTTTTTGGTTTATTTGCAGGATTGTCCTCCAACACAATCGGGACCCCTAAGCCGGAAGTATCTTCATAATTACGTGCATAAATATTGATCAGCTTAAAGTACACCAGGGCTCTGATAGCATAAGCCTGTGATTTGAGTTCGTCAATCGCTGCCTGATCTCCTGAGGGTGAAGCATTGATGATGTTGTTTGCACGTAGAATAGCTGTGTAAGCATTATTCCAGATGGTAGAATAATAACTATCATCACTAATAAATGTGTACTGATAAATGGTCAGGAACCTGCCTGTGTTACCTGTTTGCACAAAGCTATTATCTGCCAGCAGATCTCCTATAATCGGCAAATCAGCCCCATAGAGGCCAAGGGCTCTCAGTTCTGCATAGGCGCCATTTAATGCGCTCTGCATGGAACTTTTGTCTGTGATGGCCTCTGAAGTTGAAACAGCATCTTCGGGAAGCCTTTCAATGAAATTTTTCGAACAGGATGCCATCAACGCAGCAACCGTTATTAGCTGAAGTACAAATCTTAAATATCTGGATTTAAATATTTTCATTATGATGGTGATTAGTCAATAATTAATAAAATTTGTTAGAAACCTATTTTCACTCCACCGACGATTGTTTTGACAGCTGGAGCATTCAGGTTGGCCACATTTTTAATGCCCTGTTCCGGATCAAACGGCAGGTACTTGTCTGTTCCAAATGTCCAGAAATTGGTTGCATTTACATAGGCAGAAACATTAGCGACCCTTAAATGCTTTAATAAGGAGGCAGGAACTGAGTAAGTGAATTGCACGTTTCTTAACCGTATATAATTTCCTTTATACAAATATCTTGTAGAGGATGCATAGGAGGATGTAGAATTGGTTGTAGACAATTTTGGTACATTGGTGTTGGTATTTTCAGGAGTCCATGCCTGCAACTGCCGGTTCGATTGTCCTTCTGAACCATAATATGCCCCATCACTATTATAGTAAGTTGCATAAGTGTCAAACAAATAATTCCCAAAATTGTAGGAAAAGGTACCTGACAAAGAGAATTGCTTGTAAGTAAATGTATTCGTAAATCCGCCAAACCATTTAGGTGATGCTGATTTTCCGGTAAAGTCTTTACTAACTTTTGATATTGTACTGGTGGTGGCAGTATCCGCAGCATTTGTGTACCACAAAGGATTACCATTCTCTTTGTCAACACCAGCCCAGTTTCTTAAATAATATTCCTGTACATCGTGTCCTTCTGCAATCATAAAACTGCCATTGGATATAGGATTTCCTCCATACAGTTTATTCACCCTGTTGCGGTTGTGAGCAATATTAAACGATACATCCCAGGTAAAATCTTTTGTCTTAACCGGTGTTCCTGTAATGGTAAATTCGATACCACGGTTTGTCATGGCGCCTACATTCATTAATTCGCCGCCACTATACCCGGTGGTGTAGGACAATGGAACTGTCACCAACAGGTTGCTGGTTTTTCGGTGGTAAAGATCAATTGTACCGGCTAACCTATTGCCAAAAAATGCCCAGTCAAGACCTATATCAGCATTCTTGTTTTTCTCCCAGGTCAGATCTTCATTTTTCACATTTGTGGGTGCACTTCCTACATCTCCTCCATAGTTATAGCCATAGCCATATGTGCCGATGGATTGATAGTTTCCGAAGCCTAAAGAGTTCCCGTTTTCACCATAGGAAATTCTTAGCTTCAGCAGGTTCAGCCAGTTAATATCTTTAAGAGCAGTTTCTTCACTCACATTCCAGGATGCGCCGACAGAGAAAAAGCTACCCCAGCGATGATTCTCACCAAAAACGGAAGATCCGTCTAACCGATAGCTGCCGGAAAGGATATATTTATCTCTGAAACTGAATATGGCATTAGATAAATAAGAATTTGTAGCGTTGTAACCTGTACCACTTGTAAAGGATAACGGATTGGCTGCGTTCACCGCATTGGTAAGTTTCAGATTTAAAGGCAAACCTGATGCACTTGAATTATCATAGCTTCTGTTGTACTTATAGGCTTCCTGACCTACCGTTACATCTATAGTAAAATCTTTATTGTAATTCAGGTTGGCATGATAGTTCAGCAGGTTATTAAATGTCCAGTCAAAAATGTTTGTATTATAGATCGTAACTCTTCCTGGATTTTCAGTCGCATAACCATCTCCGTAAAATGGATTGTAATATTTATATTCATGAATATAGAAATATTCCCCGCTGAATCTCGAAGTGAATTTCAGGTTAGGCAGGATTTTATATTCACCCGAAACGGCTCCTCTGAAGTTTGCAGTCTTAGCAGAATTCTTATCCCATGCGGCTATGATAAGTGGATTATAATTGTCTCCTGCAATAAGTGGGAAATTCCCGTTTCCGCCACCATAATCGTTTGCTGATCCGTAGTTAAAAGACCCATCTGCATTCCGCGTAGAATACCACGGAAGGGCAAAATAAATGTTCCCTGCCGGATTCGAAAAATAGCCACTATTGGAAGGTGTTCTTTGTTCAGAGTAGGTACCATTGATGTTGGTACTAAAAGAAAGACGTTCATTTACCTTTGAATTTATTGATAAAGCGCCATTATACCTCTTGAAATGGGAAGCAATAGTTGCTCCCTCCTGGTTAAAATATCCGCTGGACGCGTAATATTGTGTTTTGTCGTTCCCGCCGGACAAACTCAGGTTATACTGGCTTTGCAGGCCTGTCTGGTAAACCACGTCACGCCAATTGGTATTCACTGTAGAATCTACCCCGTAATTATCGACCATGACTGATTTTGCTTCATCTGCATCGGATGCCTCTCCGCCATTGATAATTGCCTGGCTGAATGCCTTCATGTATTCCGACGTTGTCATAGGCCTGTTGTTATTATTCCAAAAGGCATTTGAATTAGCCCCCCATGTTCCACTAAAGTTAATCTGGCTTTTTCCTGCCTTCCCTTTTTTGGTGGTCACAATAATAACTCCATTTGCAGCCCTTGATCCATATAGTGTAGTAGCACTTGCATCTTTCAAAACGGTGATGGTTTCAATATCATCCGGGTTCAAACTACTTAACGCATTAGCTGTTGTAGTTTGAGAAGTAAGATCACCAGAAGTAGCGATGGCGCCATCAATTACCCATAATGGGCTGGAACTTGCATTAATAGAACCGATACCACGCAAACGAACATCTGTATTAGAGCCGGGTGCACCGGAGGAAGAAGTGATTTGCAGGCCCGCAACGGCACCCTGCAATGTCTTATCAGGAGAGGTAAAGGGTTTGTCGGCAAGTTCGTTTCCATTCACGGTAGCCAAAGCGCCTGTCACCAGCTTTTTGGTGGAGGTACCGTAAGCAACTACAATCACTTCGCCCAGTATTCCGGAAGTTGTTTTTAAACGAATTTGAACGTTGCCTTCAGTGTTAGTTATTTTTTGGGAATAGGTTTCAAAACCTAATGATTTAACTTCAATCTCGTCAGAAGTATTATTATTGGGTAATCCCAAATTGAACCTCCCATCCGCTCCGACAATCGCAAATACCTTTGTACCCTTCAATTTGACGCTTGCCCCAGGAATCGGTACGCCGTTATAATCTGTTACTATTCCAGTAATACTACTTCGTTGCTGTGCCCGAATAATATTTGGGGGAAATATACCCACTAACATTATGACAATGACAAGTAACCTGGCAAAATTCATTGTTTTGCTCATCATAAATCCTTTTAGATTTTAGTTGAAATAAAATAGTTATACGCCACATTGTTTTACACAATACGGCAATGCTGCTGTAGCTTATATAAAGAAATCGGTGGTGGTGGAGGCATTAATAATTTTAATCAGTATTGCATCATTTTAGTGTGATAAAATGTAGTTGGCGCGCTTTTGGATTTTTATAAGCTGGGACAAATTGCTATGGGTGCGGTACTAACGCTTCATGGTTTGTCTGCTATAGTTGTATACAGTGGTTTAGATATCTGATAAATTAATTCAGGATTGCAGAAGTGTATTATTGGCGGTGGCTTGTCAATGAGAATAAAAAGCCCGACAGAGGGTGCCCCCTGTATCATTATTCGCACACTCCTTGTTGGTTTTCTTATGTTGACCTATCTGCTTCTTTATCTATTAGATTAAATTGGTTGAAAAGTGATTTGATTGATTTTAATTTTTCCGAAAGAATTTCATTGATTTTGATTTTTGCGCCATTATTGTGGCAGCATTTGCAGGTTGTAAGGTAATTGCTATCTTGTTCACGCCATTGCTCCTTCAGTACCTTCATTGGATACTAAATATGCCTTTACGGGCGCCTCTATAGTGCTTTAAAATGAAATGTACTCACCAGCATGCATGGAGTGTTAACCCTCCACGTCCCGCCCTCGACTATTGCAGGTATTTTTTGCCGGTTTGTTGTTGCTGCTTATTTTTCTTATTCACCTAAAGTTCAACTTGCTTATGAAACTATGGAAAGGTGAAGCCACCTGATATCCAAGGAACAAACTCTCTTGAAATATTTTCCATGTAATGGGCTAGTTTTCAACAGGATGGATTACCCTGTTTTACGGGTTCTCAGTGTGTCATCATCTATAAGAAAAGTAATAAGGTTTTTGCGAAGGTAATATATTTTTTTAGTCAACAAAGATTGCAGGACAATATTTTTTTCAATTCTGTTAGTAATTTATTGGATGAAAGACCAGCCAGGTTAAAATGCTTTCATTAATGCCAAAGTTCTGCTCGCTGTTACTGGAATCACTATTTAACTATGACTAAATCTAATATTGGATTTATGATAAGAAGGTTATTTAAAAAAGAACAACGACTTCCTGATTTCTTTCTGATTTCGAAAAATTGCTATGTCAGTACTTGTACCAATCACCCTCATCAAGGCTTCCCTTAGATCCCCGACATTGTCAATTCTTTTCCCATTCAAAAAGAGAATGACATCATTGGGCTGTAGTAATTTTGCTGCGGCAGTACCTGGCATAACCGATACGACCAACGCTCCCCTTGTTTCATCCATGCCCGTGGCAGACCGCTCCCCCAGCGTACGCAGGGTCTTTACCTTCGCGCCCATAAATTCAATGGCTTCATCCCCATCTGCATAATTTACTGCTACAATTGACGGCAGGGGAATCTTTTTTGCCAGTGCCTTCAGCTTAGGAGAAACAACGCCAAAACTATCCATTGGAAAGTTTTTAAAACCTATTTCAAAAGCTTTTGAACCATCCTTTAGCCTGAAATCGCCTTGTTCCGGATGCTGAAAATCAAGCGGAACGCATACAGAATGGCTATCTGTACCCCTTTCCCAGGCAGCTTTCAGCGACACTGAATCCGGAAAGACATTATAGTCAACCTCCTGCCCCCATACCTTAATGCCAATAGGCAGGTAACCGGTAGCAACAACATTATGTTTAAAAACATCGTTGCTGTTGTCAAACCACACATGCGGATGAAAGGTGTTATTAACCATAATATTATTTTCTACTACCCTGTTCACGCCTTCTCTAAGTTTTATGCCGCCGTTTAAACAAAGATTATCATAGATCCGGTAATTGCTGGAGCCATCGTCCAGATCGATATCCCAACCGTGATCGCAACGCATGCGGTTATGATGTAGCAAAATAGGGTCTACTACATCCAATAGTACAAGATCAAAGTTGGTAGCCACAATAGAGTCAAGTTTCTTCTTATCCGGGTGCCAGTACCGGTCCCGCCCCCAGGAATTAAAAGAGCCATGATCGCCGCTTTCTTTAACTGTATTGAATACATCATTATAGGCGATCTCATGTCCGCCCCAGGTTCCTTCACTAACATTTATACCGGCACGCGGAACGTCATAAATAGTATTATGGCTCGCAGTAATATGTCGGCACATTGACAGCTCAATGCCGGCTGATTGTTTTTCAACCATACCAAGGTTAAATAGCAGGTTATTGTATACACTGCATGATGCCGGATAATTATTGGTGCTGGGCCCGGGAGAGCGGTCCATCTCTTCCAATGGAACAAATTCGTTATACTCAAATCTGGGTGAACGTACCGCGGCAGGGTCGCCCACAAAACATACTGCGCTCGCGCCAATGTCGGAAATCAAACAGCCGGAGACCTCGCAATACCGGTTATAATTGTTAAAGAAGATGGCATTGCCTCCTACATCCCTGATTACACAGTCAGCTATCCCGCAATGAATCGCCCCGGTAAATAGAACGGCCCCTCCGCGGTAAATAGTCCAATCACTTCGCAACAATGGTTCTTTGTTCTCCATGAAAGTGCGCAGCGTATGCATGAGCGTAAGTCCACTAATTCGAATATTCTTCACGGGTGCAGCTTCGGTTCCTTTGAATTCAATGAGATGACGAATCCGGGGTGTTTCAAACGTTGCGGTCTTTATATCAAGCCCTTCTGGTGGATAATAATATAACAAACCGCTTTGCTTATCGTAGTACCATTCCCCGGGTGAATCCAGTTCCTCAAAAATGTTCTCTACAAAACGGTGGACGGGATGCATGCCCATACGCCTGTTATTCTGCCATCCGCCCTCAAGCATAAGTTCGCCCAGGCTATCCTTCCCTTTGATCAGATAATGAAAATCACCCCATTCCGAGCGGTGGAGCGCATGTACATAACCCCCACCAGGATTTTGCCAACGGGCAGTTCTTTCCTTGCTTAAAGCATCGGCTGCAGTCCCCCCCAGGAAGCGGGCCGACGAGTCATAATCAGGATAACGGGCCATATGTTGTAAGCGGCGATTAACGAATAGCTGGTCAAAAATAAGGTCTGGCCCTACCCTGGTTTGCCAAACACCACCTTTATATTTTCTCCACCGAAGGTTTTGCAACCGTACTCCCCCGCTGATAGTGACCGTTTCATTTTCAACATTGGTTATAGTGAGGATTTCACCATCTCCCCTGGAATCTGCCGGCGTAAAAACAATAGGGCTTTCCAGGTAATAAGTACCCCCAAAAAGCCTGATGATCACTTGCCCCTGGGTTGTCCGGGCGGCCGCAAGGGCTTTCGTAATAGACAAAAATGGCTGCTGTGGGGTTCCTGTATTAGTATCGCTACCATTGGATGAAACATAATAAGTGGTTTGTGAAAGAGCACATACCGGCAATACAAAAATCATTACATAAAATGCAACCACTATTCTGTTTATTTTAATCATCCCTATGTCTCTTTAGCCGTTTTTAAAAGAAATTATATAACTATTGCACCTTTATAGTTACTGTCGATCCCGGGAGAGTTTCT is a genomic window of Chitinophaga sp. LS1 containing:
- a CDS encoding alpha/beta hydrolase family protein — protein: MKKITITFLTLLIAIAGIAQDISGSWNGKLGPLRVVLNIQKSDTGYNVTLDSPDQGAKGIPVSEFTYNNPDMHLQIDAIHAAYTGKYKTDSLTGTFTQGSKTLPLTFVRGTVEPVKHPQEPTLPLPYYSEDVTFENSQAHITLAGTLTLPKKTGSYPAVILITGSGQQNRDEELLGHKPFLIISDYLTRQGIAVLRYDDRGVAKSTGDFKSANSLDFANDVESAIAYLKTRKEIKQIGLMGHSEGGLIAPIVAARNKNVAFIVMLAGTGIRGDELLLKQTALILHAQGTPDSAITKINTTNKGAFDIIVNNDDDSTIKKDLTSYYKQLGEGNPEEEVKEMMRPWPWIKFFIKYDPTTSLRKVHCPVLAVNGEKDLQVPPKDNLPKIAAALKEAGNKDVTIKKYEGLNHLFQECKTGSPTEYARIEQTFSPLVLEDITKWIKIRTVH
- a CDS encoding SMP-30/gluconolactonase/LRE family protein: MNSIHALITFCLISTQVTAQISVVAPGAQLIKLPATFAFSEGPAVNKKGDIYFTDQPNDKIWKYDTKGRLTLFMDKTGRSNGLYFDQKGNLIACADEKDELWSISPDKKVTVLLSQFEGKRLNGPNDLWIDPKGGIYFTDPYYQREYWDRKQPDIAGQKVYYLRKGESKPIIVEDGVVKPNGIVGTPDGKYLYVADIAANKTYRFEIKADGSLANKQEFVPQGSDGMTLDSEGNLYITGNGVTVYDNTGKKLGNIPVSKSWTGNVCFGGKDRKLLFITASEGVYTLRMKVRGVE
- a CDS encoding RagB/SusD family nutrient uptake outer membrane protein, which produces MKIFKSRYLRFVLQLITVAALMASCSKNFIERLPEDAVSTSEAITDKSSMQSALNGAYAELRALGLYGADLPIIGDLLADNSFVQTGNTGRFLTIYQYTFISDDSYYSTIWNNAYTAILRANNIINASPSGDQAAIDELKSQAYAIRALVYFKLINIYARNYEDTSGLGVPIVLEDNPANKPKRSSIGQVYNQIESDLQAALSNIGDYTSSITISKYAVEALLAKTYFYSRQYDKALTTAKDVIDNSGFTLTSSSSAYASFWANAAAKTDKVEVLFEVDADATNNNGSSDLARLYNNGYNDIYCDSTFYRSFSETDERRTLLLEGTTKVGKSAYVVNKYPNGGNTDRDNIKVIRLAEVYLIASESAARLEQNSVALDYLNTLARNRDQSLTAYSLSGQPLIDTIIDERRKELAFEGDRIFDLNRLGLTVVRKINQGGLSVTSSYLSVAYADFRRIAPIPYTEIKANSNLADEQNPSY
- a CDS encoding DUF2200 domain-containing protein, producing the protein MDHHERIAKLTFAGVYPMYLQKVEKKGRTKEELDQVIEWLTGFNIHQQTELIKEKVTFDIFFQKATLNPNAHLITGVICGYRVEEIDNPLTQQIRYLDKLVDELAKGKKMEKILRTEH
- a CDS encoding PadR family transcriptional regulator, with translation MPYFVLKALDTKERYGYELIQHLKEDFNTEVTESTMYPLLTRLQKEELLIYKWIEQPTGIPRKYYYISDDGRAHLAAMKKSIDENFIK
- a CDS encoding Gfo/Idh/MocA family protein; this encodes MNSRRVFLQNLAMASIAIPFTNFKLYEEKPLRVAICGLGGYGSRVAEAIQSCSRVKLVGVISGTPSKIKAWQAKYNIPEKNCYNYENFDEIKNNPDIDAVYVITPNALHHDQVIRVAKAGKHAICEKPMALNAKEGQEMIDACKKANVKLLVGYRMHFEPNTLEVIRMRNNGDFGKILFFQGLCGFKIGDPSQWRLNKQLAGGGSIMDIGIYAINGARYMTGEDPVWVTAQETKTDHVKFKEGVDETIQFQFGFPSGATASCLSTYAMNNLDKFFLNGDKGFAEMQPSTNYGPIKGRTNKGELTKPHTIHQAVQMDEMAAIIFDNKQPIVPVNGEEAVKDLKIIDAIYEAARTGKKVNLHL